Proteins encoded in a region of the Campylobacter geochelonis genome:
- a CDS encoding ABC transporter ATP-binding protein, producing the protein MQLLKGVNLAHAYDYTLFEDLNFSISQQESAAILGVSGCGKSTLLHILCTLLKPNSGEVFYKEKSIYSLDSDKKLEIRRFDFGIIFQSHYLFKGFSAYENIELATLLSKQKIDDEILEKLKIQDVLKQKVGELSGGQQQRVSIARVLSKKPRIIFADEPTGNLDKNTANEVMDVLFEYVKNNNAALILVTHDEKLASVCSSVYRLENKILHKIS; encoded by the coding sequence AAGGGCGTAAATTTAGCTCACGCGTATGATTATACGCTCTTTGAGGATTTAAATTTTTCTATCTCACAGCAAGAATCTGCCGCGATTTTAGGCGTTTCTGGCTGTGGGAAATCTACACTTTTACATATCTTATGTACACTTTTAAAGCCAAATTCGGGCGAAGTTTTTTACAAAGAAAAATCGATTTATAGTCTAGATAGCGACAAAAAACTTGAGATTAGAAGATTTGACTTTGGTATAATTTTTCAATCTCACTATCTTTTTAAAGGCTTTTCAGCTTATGAAAACATCGAACTTGCAACACTTTTATCAAAACAAAAAATCGATGATGAAATTTTAGAAAAACTTAAAATTCAAGATGTGTTAAAACAAAAAGTAGGTGAGCTAAGTGGTGGACAGCAACAAAGAGTTAGTATAGCAAGAGTGCTTAGTAAAAAGCCGCGTATAATTTTTGCTGATGAGCCAACTGGAAATTTAGATAAAAATACGGCAAATGAAGTTATGGATGTGCTTTTCGAATATGTTAAAAACAACAACGCTGCACTTATTTTAGTAACGCACGATGAAAAACTAGCTTCTGTTTGTTCAAGTGTTTATAGATTAGAAAACAAAATTTTACATAAAATTTCATAA